One genomic region from Yersinia canariae encodes:
- the sgrR gene encoding HTH-type transcriptional regulator SgrR, which produces MSASRLQQQFIRLWQRFNGLATETTLQELADVLCCSRRHVRSLLGSMQQEGWLSWQAEAGRGKRSQLTFLYSGLALQQQRAEELLEQDHIDQLVQLVGDKKAVRQMLLSQLGRSFRQGKHILRVLYYRPLHNLLPGTALRRSETHMVRQIFNGLTRINEENGELEPDLSHHWQAISPLHWRFYLRPAIHFHHGRELEMNDVITSLTRLIPQPLFSHITAVRSPTPYVIDVHLSTPDSWLPWLLGSVHAMILPQEWENQPDFRRHPIGTGPYSVIRNHHSQLKIQAFDNYFGFRALIDEVNIWVLPELSEELVYSGVQLQADDTSKNELESRLEEGCYFLLFDQRSPQTSHPEIRRWLCELITPVALLSHADPFYQRYWSPAYGMLPRWHHNRLTALEPKPEGLTELTLTFYSDHSEFDAISQTLTHLLAAQGVTLKIQIVDYTEWYQGDAQSDIWLGSANFYLPLEFSLFATLYELPLLQYCLDEELNQDVELWRNNTLPMADWSQRLVSQNQFHPLFHHWLELYGQHSMRGVRMNTLGWFDFKSAWFTPPEG; this is translated from the coding sequence ATGTCTGCCTCACGCCTGCAACAACAGTTTATTCGCCTCTGGCAACGTTTTAACGGTTTAGCCACAGAGACCACCTTGCAGGAGCTTGCTGACGTGCTCTGCTGCTCTCGCCGCCATGTGCGATCCTTACTGGGCAGTATGCAGCAAGAGGGGTGGCTGAGTTGGCAAGCGGAAGCTGGCCGTGGTAAGCGCTCACAACTAACCTTCCTCTATTCCGGCTTAGCGCTGCAACAGCAGCGGGCCGAAGAGTTACTCGAACAAGACCATATTGACCAACTGGTGCAGCTAGTTGGGGATAAGAAAGCCGTCCGCCAAATGCTGCTATCCCAATTAGGGCGCAGCTTCCGGCAAGGTAAACATATTCTGCGCGTGCTCTATTACCGGCCATTACACAACTTATTGCCCGGCACTGCACTGCGCCGCTCAGAGACGCATATGGTGCGGCAGATTTTTAATGGCCTGACGCGGATAAATGAGGAAAATGGGGAACTCGAGCCGGATTTATCTCATCACTGGCAGGCGATCAGTCCACTACACTGGCGCTTTTATTTGCGCCCCGCCATTCATTTTCATCATGGCCGTGAGCTGGAAATGAATGATGTGATTACCAGTCTGACCCGGTTAATCCCTCAGCCCTTGTTCTCACATATCACGGCGGTGCGTTCGCCCACGCCGTATGTGATTGATGTGCATCTCAGTACCCCAGATAGCTGGCTGCCGTGGTTATTGGGCAGTGTGCACGCCATGATCTTGCCGCAAGAGTGGGAAAATCAACCGGACTTCCGGCGACATCCTATTGGTACAGGCCCTTATTCGGTGATCCGGAATCACCACAGCCAATTGAAAATTCAGGCGTTCGACAACTATTTTGGTTTCCGAGCACTGATTGATGAGGTCAATATCTGGGTATTACCGGAGCTGTCTGAAGAGCTGGTTTATTCGGGAGTACAATTACAAGCTGACGATACCAGTAAAAATGAGCTCGAAAGCCGGCTGGAAGAAGGCTGTTATTTTTTGTTATTCGACCAACGGTCTCCCCAGACCAGCCATCCCGAGATCCGCCGTTGGCTCTGTGAACTGATAACCCCGGTGGCGCTGCTCAGCCACGCCGACCCTTTTTATCAGCGCTATTGGTCACCAGCTTATGGCATGTTACCGCGCTGGCATCACAACCGGCTCACCGCATTGGAACCGAAGCCAGAAGGTCTGACCGAGCTAACACTGACTTTTTACAGCGACCATTCAGAATTTGATGCTATCAGCCAAACTCTGACCCATTTGCTGGCCGCTCAAGGGGTGACCTTAAAAATACAAATAGTGGATTACACTGAGTGGTATCAGGGTGATGCGCAGAGCGACATTTGGCTTGGCAGCGCCAACTTTTATTTACCACTGGAGTTTTCCCTATTCGCCACCTTGTATGAACTGCCGCTACTGCAATATTGCCTGGACGAAGAATTAAACCAAGATGTTGAATTATGGCGAAATAACACCCTCCCCATGGCGGATTGGAGCCAACGATTGGTTAGCCAGAATCAATTCCACCCGCTGTTCCATCACTGGCTAGAATTATATGGGCAGCACAGTATGCGCGGGGTGCGCATGAACACATTGGGATGGTTTGACTTCAAATCAGCCTGGTTTACGCCGCCAGAGGGTTAA
- a CDS encoding formate C-acetyltransferase/glycerol dehydratase family glycyl radical enzyme — MTTLDLVTLSERTKQHKNALIHIVKPPVCTERALHYTEAYQQHQDKPLPVRRALALAHHLQLRTVWIKNDELIIGNQASQLRAAPIFPEYTVSWIENEIDELADRPGAGFSVSEEDKAVLHQLCPWWRGQTVQDRCYGMFTDEQKALLATGIIKAEGNMTSGDAHLAVNFPLLLEKGLDGLRSKVTDRRSRLQLTDWSDLHKEQFLKAIDISLVALSEHIERYGAVARKMAEEETREWRRAELQTIAENCELIAHQPPQTFWQALQLCYFIQLILQIESNGHSVSFGRLDQYLYPWYRRDVELENTLSREKAIEMLHSCWLKLLEVNKIRSGSHSKASAGSPLYQNVTIGGQKLVQGKAIDAVNPLSYAVLESCGRLRSTQPNLSVRYHAGISDDFLDACVQVIRCGFGMPAFNNDEIVIPEFIKLGVDPQDAYDYAAIGCIETAVGGKWGYRCTGMSFINFARVMLAALEQGRDATSGQIFLPQEQGLSKGNFADFAQVMAQWDAQIRYYTRKSIEIECVVDTVLEENAHDIVCSALVDDCIERGKSIKQGGARYDWVSGLQVGIANLGNSLAAVRKLVFEQQLIGQQQLATALANDFAGLNGEQLRQHLINSAPKYGNDVDDVDQLLVRAYQTYIDELKQYHNTRFGRGPIGGTYYAGTSSISANVPFGAATLATPDGRKAHSPLAEGASPASGTDHLGPTAVFNSLSKLPTASILGGVLLNQKLNPSTLDNPRDREKLMMMLRTFFEEYLGWHVQYNIVSRETLLEAKQHPDRYRDLVVRVAGYSAFFTALSPDAQDDIIARTEHTL, encoded by the coding sequence ATGACGACTCTCGATTTGGTAACCTTAAGCGAACGGACAAAACAGCATAAAAATGCACTGATTCATATTGTAAAACCGCCGGTTTGTACTGAGCGAGCTTTGCACTATACCGAAGCTTATCAACAGCATCAGGATAAACCGCTGCCGGTCCGGCGTGCGCTGGCGTTGGCCCACCACTTACAGCTTCGCACTGTCTGGATTAAAAATGATGAGCTGATTATTGGTAATCAGGCCAGTCAATTGCGGGCCGCTCCGATTTTCCCTGAATACACAGTGAGTTGGATTGAAAACGAAATTGACGAACTAGCCGACCGGCCCGGAGCAGGTTTCTCGGTCAGTGAAGAAGACAAAGCAGTATTACATCAATTGTGCCCGTGGTGGCGCGGCCAAACAGTGCAAGATCGCTGCTATGGCATGTTTACTGACGAACAAAAAGCTTTACTGGCGACCGGCATCATCAAAGCGGAAGGAAATATGACCTCCGGTGATGCGCACCTGGCGGTTAACTTCCCGTTATTGTTGGAAAAAGGGCTGGATGGCCTACGCAGTAAAGTTACGGATCGCCGTTCTCGCCTTCAACTGACAGACTGGAGTGACCTGCATAAGGAGCAATTCCTGAAAGCTATTGATATCTCGCTGGTTGCACTGAGCGAACATATTGAGCGCTATGGTGCTGTGGCCCGGAAAATGGCGGAGGAAGAAACTCGCGAATGGCGGCGGGCTGAGCTACAGACTATTGCCGAAAACTGTGAATTAATTGCCCATCAGCCGCCGCAGACTTTCTGGCAAGCACTGCAACTGTGCTACTTCATTCAGTTGATTTTGCAAATTGAATCCAATGGCCACTCGGTTTCTTTTGGTCGCCTCGACCAATATCTGTACCCATGGTATCGCCGTGATGTTGAGTTAGAAAACACACTCAGCCGCGAAAAAGCCATCGAAATGCTGCATAGCTGTTGGCTTAAGTTGCTGGAAGTGAACAAAATTCGCTCCGGTTCACACTCCAAAGCATCCGCGGGCAGCCCGCTTTACCAAAACGTCACAATCGGTGGGCAAAAACTGGTTCAGGGCAAAGCTATTGATGCGGTCAATCCGCTCTCTTATGCGGTGCTGGAATCTTGTGGGCGTCTACGTTCAACCCAGCCAAATCTCAGTGTCCGCTATCATGCTGGTATCAGTGATGATTTCCTCGATGCTTGTGTGCAAGTTATTCGCTGTGGTTTTGGTATGCCCGCTTTCAATAATGATGAAATTGTTATTCCCGAATTTATCAAACTGGGTGTTGATCCACAGGATGCCTATGATTACGCAGCAATTGGATGCATTGAAACTGCGGTCGGCGGCAAGTGGGGCTATCGTTGTACTGGCATGAGTTTCATCAACTTTGCCAGAGTGATGTTGGCGGCGCTGGAGCAAGGCCGCGATGCGACCTCCGGTCAGATATTCTTGCCGCAAGAGCAGGGGTTGTCGAAGGGGAACTTTGCCGATTTCGCGCAAGTTATGGCGCAATGGGATGCGCAGATTCGCTATTACACCCGCAAATCCATCGAAATAGAGTGTGTGGTGGATACGGTATTGGAAGAGAACGCCCACGATATTGTCTGTTCAGCGCTGGTAGATGATTGCATTGAGCGCGGTAAAAGTATCAAACAAGGCGGGGCGCGCTACGACTGGGTTTCTGGTTTGCAAGTCGGGATTGCCAACTTGGGGAACAGTTTGGCAGCGGTAAGGAAATTAGTGTTTGAACAACAACTTATCGGCCAACAACAACTGGCTACAGCATTAGCCAATGACTTTGCCGGCTTGAATGGTGAGCAACTACGCCAGCACCTGATTAATTCAGCGCCGAAATATGGCAATGATGTTGATGATGTCGACCAACTGTTGGTGCGGGCTTATCAGACTTATATTGATGAGTTGAAGCAATATCACAATACCCGTTTTGGTCGCGGCCCTATCGGTGGCACCTATTATGCTGGGACGTCATCCATTTCTGCCAACGTGCCATTTGGTGCGGCCACCCTGGCGACACCCGATGGTCGTAAAGCTCATAGCCCATTGGCGGAAGGCGCAAGCCCGGCCTCTGGTACTGACCATCTCGGGCCAACGGCGGTGTTTAACTCGCTATCGAAATTACCGACCGCCTCGATTTTGGGGGGAGTGTTGCTCAATCAGAAATTGAATCCGTCCACGTTAGATAATCCGCGGGACCGCGAGAAGTTGATGATGATGCTGCGTACCTTCTTTGAGGAGTATCTGGGCTGGCATGTGCAATATAACATTGTGTCGCGTGAGACTTTGCTTGAGGCCAAGCAGCATCCAGATCGCTACCGTGATTTAGTGGTTCGTGTCGCGGGTTACTCGGCATTTTTCACCGCACTGTCACCGGATGCACAGGATGACATTATCGCCCGCACTGAACATACATTGTAA
- a CDS encoding glycyl-radical enzyme activating protein, which produces MIFNLQRYSTHDGPGIRSVVFLKGCSLSCRWCQNPESRSRHPEVLFDPRLCLSGCDLCHQTCPQAIQRIDDQVVIHRQLLAENDIQALSIRCPSGALTVCGNPIDIDATMETLLRDLPFYRRSGGGVTLSGGEPFMQPDVAAELLQRCHQQGIHTAVESCLHTPWRYIARSLPWLDLMLADLKHTDERRFQQWTGGSAKRVMDNFRKLAAAGTRITVRVPLIPDFNADRRSVQGIVDFAADEIGVKEIHFLPYHTLGINKYSLLGEEYLAASTPLDSPALLAFAESYARDKGLTAILRG; this is translated from the coding sequence ATGATTTTCAACTTACAACGTTATTCCACTCATGACGGCCCTGGTATTCGCAGTGTGGTATTTCTCAAAGGCTGCTCGCTGAGCTGCCGCTGGTGCCAAAACCCAGAAAGCCGCTCACGTCATCCAGAGGTGTTATTTGACCCGCGCCTGTGTTTATCCGGCTGTGATTTGTGTCATCAGACTTGCCCGCAAGCAATCCAACGTATTGATGATCAAGTTGTTATTCATCGTCAGTTGTTGGCAGAAAACGACATTCAGGCACTGAGCATTCGCTGCCCCAGTGGGGCATTAACAGTATGTGGCAACCCAATTGATATTGATGCCACCATGGAGACATTACTGCGCGACTTGCCATTTTATCGGCGCAGTGGCGGTGGGGTGACTTTATCCGGTGGCGAACCTTTTATGCAGCCGGATGTGGCCGCTGAATTATTACAGCGTTGTCATCAGCAAGGCATCCATACCGCGGTGGAATCCTGTTTGCATACGCCATGGCGCTATATCGCCCGTTCTTTGCCGTGGCTTGATTTGATGTTGGCGGATTTGAAACACACAGATGAGCGCCGTTTTCAGCAGTGGACCGGCGGTTCAGCTAAGCGGGTGATGGATAATTTCCGCAAATTAGCGGCGGCAGGCACCCGTATTACGGTGAGAGTGCCCTTAATCCCGGATTTCAATGCTGACCGCCGCTCGGTACAAGGGATTGTCGATTTTGCTGCTGATGAGATTGGTGTGAAAGAAATCCACTTTTTGCCTTATCACACCTTAGGTATCAACAAATATTCACTGCTGGGTGAAGAGTATTTGGCTGCCAGTACACCGTTGGATTCACCTGCTCTGCTGGCCTTCGCGGAAAGTTATGCCCGTGATAAGGGCCTAACCGCAATTTTAAGAGGATGA